One region of Oxalobacteraceae bacterium OTU3CAMAD1 genomic DNA includes:
- a CDS encoding family 43 glycosylhydrolase, whose product MTLKLNDKFIWDFWHFEEAGEQHLFFLQANRSIGNPDLRHWNVSVGHAVSQDLRNWTSLGTAFAPSASPAWDDFTTWTGSVIKAEGRYHLFYTGTCRAENGMRQRIGHATSDSLDGPWERVGSGLALDLDERFYEEHEEGRWHDRALRDPWVLADKIDGQYHMFYTARRNDGPLYARGVIGHAVSPDLVNWTATEPVYAGGHYGQLEVPQIFERDGRWYCVFCNIAAHWTEEMRAQHKGGVSGTHYLVADNPLGPWQPAPGFLDGDIPCRRYAGKILRDPVTGADCLMAFEDTGADGQFVGQISDPIPLRMENGLYAIDDYLARK is encoded by the coding sequence ATGACACTTAAACTGAACGATAAATTCATCTGGGATTTCTGGCACTTCGAGGAGGCGGGGGAGCAGCACCTCTTCTTCCTGCAGGCCAACCGCTCCATCGGCAACCCGGACCTGCGCCACTGGAACGTCTCGGTCGGCCACGCGGTGTCGCAAGACCTGCGCAACTGGACCTCGCTCGGTACCGCTTTCGCTCCTTCGGCTTCGCCGGCGTGGGACGATTTCACCACATGGACCGGCTCCGTGATCAAGGCCGAAGGGCGCTATCACCTGTTCTACACCGGCACCTGCCGCGCTGAAAACGGCATGCGCCAGCGCATCGGTCATGCCACGTCGGATAGCCTGGACGGCCCGTGGGAGCGCGTCGGCAGCGGCCTGGCGCTGGATCTGGACGAGCGCTTTTATGAGGAACACGAGGAAGGGCGCTGGCACGACCGGGCCTTGCGCGACCCCTGGGTGCTGGCCGATAAAATCGACGGCCAGTATCACATGTTCTACACCGCGCGCCGCAACGACGGTCCGCTGTATGCGCGCGGCGTGATCGGCCACGCCGTGTCGCCGGATCTCGTGAACTGGACGGCGACGGAGCCCGTCTACGCGGGCGGCCACTATGGCCAGCTGGAGGTGCCGCAGATATTCGAGCGGGATGGCCGCTGGTACTGCGTGTTCTGTAACATCGCCGCCCATTGGACCGAAGAGATGCGCGCGCAGCACAAGGGCGGCGTCTCCGGCACGCACTACCTGGTGGCGGACAATCCGCTCGGACCATGGCAGCCGGCGCCAGGCTTCCTCGATGGCGATATTCCGTGCCGCCGCTACGCGGGAAAAATCCTGCGCGATCCGGTGACCGGCGCCGACTGCCTGATGGCTTTTGAGGACACCGGCGCCGACGGCCAGTTTGTCGGCCAGATCTCCGATCCGATTCCGCTGCGCATGGAGAACGGCCTGTATGCGATCGACGATTACTTGGCACGGAAATGA
- a CDS encoding carbohydrate ABC transporter permease: MNVKMSRTLRDIALFIGMSAIGIVFIAPLLFMFVSSFKNDNAIFADLNKLSAYLPSAEWSMRNYTSVFEKSDLPSFLLNSTLIAALVVVGGIIINSMLAFSIARMRWRGRNLVLALVVAMVIVPFEVIAIPLLSLVAKLPWPAIEHGQLVMHYGWFNSLHVQVIPFLANAFCVFLFYQFFRDIPPELDEAAKMDGAGPWTVYARIIMPNSGPVIATAAIVLFISAWNQYLWPIMVIQGEAFRPVQPGIQQFFGRTNSWGQIMAYASVITLPVLAVFLAFQRQFVASVAGTGIKG, from the coding sequence ATGAACGTGAAAATGAGCCGGACCTTGCGCGATATCGCGCTGTTCATCGGCATGAGCGCCATCGGCATTGTGTTCATCGCGCCGCTGCTGTTCATGTTCGTATCCTCGTTCAAGAACGATAACGCGATCTTCGCCGATCTGAACAAATTGTCCGCCTACCTGCCGTCGGCCGAATGGTCGATGCGGAACTACACGTCGGTGTTCGAAAAGAGCGACCTGCCATCCTTCCTGCTCAACTCCACCTTGATCGCCGCGCTGGTGGTCGTCGGCGGCATCATCATCAACAGCATGCTGGCGTTTTCAATCGCGCGCATGCGCTGGCGCGGACGTAATCTGGTGCTGGCGCTGGTCGTCGCGATGGTGATCGTGCCGTTCGAGGTGATCGCCATTCCGCTGCTGTCGCTGGTGGCCAAGCTGCCCTGGCCGGCCATCGAGCATGGCCAATTGGTGATGCACTACGGCTGGTTCAACAGCCTGCATGTACAGGTGATCCCGTTCCTGGCGAACGCGTTCTGCGTCTTCCTGTTCTACCAGTTCTTCCGCGATATCCCGCCGGAGCTGGATGAGGCGGCGAAGATGGACGGCGCCGGTCCGTGGACCGTGTACGCCAGGATCATCATGCCCAACAGCGGCCCGGTGATCGCCACCGCCGCCATCGTGCTGTTCATCTCCGCCTGGAACCAGTATCTGTGGCCGATCATGGTGATACAGGGCGAGGCGTTCCGGCCGGTCCAGCCGGGCATACAGCAATTCTTCGGACGCACCAATTCGTGGGGGCAGATCATGGCCTACGCATCGGTGATTACTTTACCCGTGCTCGCGGTGTTCCTGGCGTTCCAGCGACAGTTCGTCGCCTCGGTCGCCGGGACCGGCATCAAAGGATAA
- a CDS encoding sugar ABC transporter permease, translating to MKTKLGRENPFAVAAFASPALLLFALFVVLPMLLAAGATMTNHRLMSPEPTQYIGLDNYRRLLALNVAVVDPVRDAQGAAVRDEEGVRYPTWRQVRKDKPELEGYRPAFQIDIGESRIVLAATDPLFYRSLINTFLFAALVLPLQCGAALGLAILVNQKIRGRVFFRTVYFAPVVTSMVVASIVWAFMLNTDRGMLNELLRGLLHDPDAGPDWLGDSRYALPAIALMSAWQGAGFQMLVFLAGLQSISHELYEAATLMGANAWQRFVHVTLPGLRNTIIFVLVSTTLLAFGLFTQVDVMTSGGPLDSTTTVVYHAVRSGFKEQDVGYGSTITLVFFVIVLALSALQRMLVKGDGK from the coding sequence ATGAAAACCAAACTTGGCCGGGAAAATCCGTTCGCGGTGGCGGCCTTCGCCTCGCCGGCATTGCTATTGTTCGCGCTGTTCGTCGTGCTGCCGATGCTGCTCGCAGCCGGCGCCACCATGACCAATCACCGCCTGATGTCGCCCGAGCCGACCCAGTACATTGGCCTGGACAATTACCGGCGCCTGCTGGCGCTGAATGTCGCCGTCGTCGATCCGGTGCGCGATGCGCAGGGCGCCGCCGTGCGTGACGAGGAGGGCGTGCGTTACCCGACGTGGCGGCAGGTCCGCAAGGACAAGCCGGAGCTGGAAGGCTATCGTCCCGCGTTCCAGATCGATATCGGCGAATCGCGCATCGTGCTGGCGGCCACCGATCCCTTGTTCTACCGGTCGCTGATCAACACCTTCCTGTTCGCCGCGCTGGTGCTGCCGCTGCAGTGCGGAGCGGCGTTGGGCCTGGCGATCCTGGTCAACCAGAAGATACGCGGGAGGGTGTTTTTCCGTACCGTGTACTTCGCGCCGGTGGTGACGTCGATGGTGGTGGCGTCCATCGTGTGGGCGTTCATGCTCAATACCGACCGGGGCATGCTCAATGAGCTGTTGCGCGGCCTGCTGCACGACCCCGACGCGGGACCGGACTGGCTGGGCGACAGCCGCTACGCCTTGCCGGCGATCGCGCTGATGTCGGCCTGGCAGGGAGCCGGTTTCCAGATGCTGGTGTTCCTTGCCGGCCTGCAGTCGATCTCCCACGAGTTGTACGAGGCGGCCACGCTGATGGGCGCCAACGCGTGGCAGCGCTTCGTTCACGTGACCTTGCCCGGCCTGCGCAACACCATCATCTTCGTGCTGGTGTCGACCACCTTGCTGGCGTTCGGCCTGTTCACTCAAGTGGATGTGATGACCTCCGGCGGTCCGCTCGATTCCACGACGACGGTGGTGTATCACGCGGTGCGCAGCGGCTTCAAGGAGCAGGACGTCGGCTACGGCTCGACGATCACGCTGGTGTTCTTTGTCATCGTGCTGGCGCTGTCGGCGTTGCAGCGGATGCTGGTGAAGGGGGATGGGAAATGA
- a CDS encoding extracellular solute-binding protein, whose amino-acid sequence MRRGLLAALLVTTALPVLAAPVQIKLWRHDTGDAEMASGRAAVDRFNRSQQQWKVVVESIPQGSYTESITAASLVGQLPCIIAMDQPTVPNFAWAGHVRALDGLLPADAVDKLLEGGRGTYKGQLYSVGQFDVALALFSRRSRLDALGVRVATMDQPYTAAEFHDVLAKVKKSGRYRFPLDLNGRFKGEWYSYAFSPWLQSAGTDLIDRDGYVRVDGVLNSDAAVAVGRYYGRLFKDKLVERIPADDKAFEQGRSLFHYTGSWKARKYSEQFGDDLVVMPPPDFGHGPKIGAASWQWGITRSCRQPEGAAAFLAHLISPAEIAAASRDTGLVPVSAEGAALTEHYRPGGDWRIYFEFAKRYAVSRPASPAYPAMSSAFEKAMADIRSGKDATEAFDEAVEAMEHNISRNNGYGFAVRKTGGGL is encoded by the coding sequence ATGAGGCGCGGATTGTTGGCGGCGCTGCTGGTCACGACCGCGCTACCGGTGCTGGCCGCGCCGGTGCAGATCAAACTATGGCGCCACGATACCGGCGACGCCGAAATGGCGTCGGGCAGGGCGGCCGTGGATCGGTTCAACCGTTCGCAGCAGCAGTGGAAGGTCGTGGTCGAGTCGATTCCGCAAGGCTCGTACACCGAGTCGATCACCGCCGCCTCGCTGGTCGGTCAACTGCCGTGCATCATCGCCATGGACCAGCCGACCGTGCCGAACTTCGCCTGGGCCGGACATGTGCGCGCGCTCGACGGGCTGCTGCCGGCCGATGCGGTGGACAAGCTGCTGGAAGGCGGACGCGGAACCTACAAGGGCCAGCTGTATAGCGTCGGCCAGTTCGACGTGGCGCTGGCGCTGTTTTCGCGCCGCTCCCGATTGGACGCCCTGGGTGTGCGCGTGGCGACGATGGATCAACCTTATACCGCCGCCGAGTTCCATGACGTGCTGGCGAAGGTGAAGAAGAGCGGGCGCTATCGCTTCCCGCTGGATTTGAACGGCCGTTTCAAGGGCGAGTGGTACAGCTATGCGTTCTCACCCTGGCTGCAAAGCGCCGGCACCGACCTGATAGACCGTGATGGCTACGTGCGCGTCGACGGTGTACTGAACAGCGATGCGGCGGTCGCTGTCGGCCGCTATTACGGCCGCCTGTTCAAGGACAAACTGGTCGAGCGGATTCCGGCGGACGACAAGGCCTTCGAACAAGGCCGCTCGCTGTTCCATTACACCGGCTCGTGGAAGGCGCGCAAGTACAGCGAACAATTCGGCGACGATCTGGTGGTGATGCCGCCGCCGGACTTCGGCCATGGTCCCAAGATCGGCGCGGCTTCCTGGCAGTGGGGCATCACGCGCAGCTGCCGCCAGCCCGAAGGCGCTGCGGCCTTCCTGGCGCATCTCATCTCGCCGGCGGAAATCGCCGCCGCGTCGCGCGATACCGGGCTTGTGCCGGTGAGCGCGGAGGGGGCGGCGCTCACCGAGCATTATCGTCCGGGCGGCGACTGGCGTATCTATTTCGAGTTCGCCAAGCGCTATGCGGTGTCGCGGCCGGCCAGTCCGGCGTATCCGGCGATGTCGTCGGCGTTCGAAAAGGCGATGGCCGATATCCGCAGTGGCAAGGACGCCACCGAGGCGTTCGACGAGGCGGTCGAGGCGATGGAACACAATATCTCGCGCAACAACGGTTACGGTTTCGCCGTGCGCAAAACGGGGGGCGGCTTATGA
- a CDS encoding LacI family DNA-binding transcriptional regulator, translating to MATIHDVAEKAGVSIKTVSRVLNGGTEVSEKTRTRIEQAMRSLEFTPSAAARMLRGRPTGLVAVIAEKLTTTPDSSEIIKGIQLVCEQMGKVMLIGETGGHADVANRLVADMRERRVEAILFATPFHREVIVEPLLGSTPTALANCFEAQGRYTQVVPDDEGGGYAAAQIVLQAGHREIAFLQLIPGMVATGLRLRGFERAMREHGVTPNPDWLIHGAEAGDADEFSHLADAVDRLFASDNRPTAILCGNDKMAMRVIFILQRRGLRVPADVSIVGFDDFRLISEALDPGLTTVALPYREIGELSGRHVLEQASSPAATIRVPCVPVMRGTVAAPSASAVKALRAMKAKR from the coding sequence GTGGCAACGATTCACGATGTGGCGGAGAAGGCCGGTGTGTCCATCAAGACCGTCTCGCGCGTACTCAATGGCGGGACCGAGGTGTCGGAGAAGACCCGCACCCGTATCGAGCAGGCCATGCGCAGCCTCGAATTCACGCCCTCGGCTGCCGCGCGCATGCTGCGCGGGCGTCCGACAGGGCTGGTCGCCGTCATCGCTGAAAAGCTGACGACGACGCCGGATTCGTCCGAGATCATCAAGGGTATACAGCTGGTGTGCGAGCAAATGGGCAAGGTGATGCTGATCGGCGAGACCGGCGGCCATGCCGATGTCGCCAACCGCCTGGTGGCCGACATGCGCGAGCGGCGGGTCGAGGCGATCCTGTTCGCCACGCCGTTTCACCGCGAAGTCATCGTCGAGCCGCTGCTGGGCAGCACGCCGACGGCGCTGGCCAATTGTTTCGAGGCGCAGGGCCGCTACACGCAGGTGGTGCCGGATGACGAGGGCGGTGGCTATGCTGCGGCGCAAATCGTGCTGCAGGCAGGACACCGCGAGATCGCTTTCCTTCAACTGATACCGGGCATGGTGGCGACCGGATTGCGTCTGCGCGGTTTCGAGCGCGCGATGCGCGAGCATGGCGTCACGCCCAATCCCGATTGGCTGATCCACGGCGCGGAGGCGGGCGACGCGGACGAGTTCTCGCATCTTGCCGACGCCGTCGACCGCCTCTTCGCCAGCGACAATCGGCCCACCGCCATCCTGTGCGGTAACGACAAGATGGCCATGCGCGTCATCTTCATCTTGCAGCGGCGCGGCTTGCGCGTGCCGGCCGACGTGTCGATCGTCGGCTTCGACGATTTCCGATTGATCTCCGAGGCGCTGGACCCTGGCTTGACCACGGTCGCGCTGCCGTACCGCGAAATCGGCGAGCTGTCCGGCCGCCATGTGCTGGAGCAGGCGTCGTCGCCGGCCGCCACCATCCGCGTGCCCTGCGTGCCGGTCATGCGCGGCACCGTCGCCGCGCCATCGGCCAGCGCGGTCAAGGCCCTGCGGGCGATGAAGGCCAAGCGATGA
- a CDS encoding DUF2243 domain-containing protein: MNNTIASVLKSPWAKWGFVLGFALGGFFDGILLHQVLQWHHLLSLVEGMDDLRLQILWDGYFHVLMYVIAVVGLWGLWRSRNSTHGEWGSALIGSVLLGFGVWNWVDIGLAHWIMGIHRVRLDSAPLMWDLIWLAAFGVLPILAAWWVYRTNAARLRNSAVAVMLLTAGAGGAGTWALQPAPENQFTTVVFGYGAEPRDVFAALKATDARLVWTDREMGVVVVAVAPEHKHQFYRHGAALVGGTVGAVGCVNWTRAQANI, from the coding sequence ATGAATAACACTATTGCTTCTGTTCTAAAGTCGCCCTGGGCCAAGTGGGGATTCGTGCTTGGCTTTGCCCTTGGCGGATTTTTCGACGGCATCTTGTTGCATCAAGTGCTACAGTGGCACCACCTTCTCAGCCTGGTGGAAGGTATGGACGACCTGCGCCTTCAGATCTTGTGGGACGGTTATTTCCACGTCTTAATGTACGTGATCGCCGTTGTTGGACTGTGGGGTCTGTGGCGCTCCAGAAACTCTACGCATGGAGAATGGGGCAGCGCACTGATCGGTTCTGTACTACTCGGGTTTGGCGTCTGGAACTGGGTGGATATAGGGTTGGCGCACTGGATCATGGGTATCCACCGGGTGCGGCTCGACAGCGCCCCCTTGATGTGGGATCTCATCTGGCTTGCTGCTTTCGGCGTGCTTCCGATCCTCGCGGCATGGTGGGTGTACCGAACCAATGCCGCCCGCCTGCGAAACTCTGCAGTAGCGGTGATGCTGCTCACTGCGGGCGCCGGCGGCGCAGGCACCTGGGCCTTGCAGCCCGCGCCTGAAAACCAATTTACCACTGTTGTGTTCGGCTATGGCGCCGAGCCCCGCGATGTCTTCGCCGCCTTGAAGGCAACCGACGCCCGGCTGGTATGGACGGACCGGGAGATGGGCGTGGTGGTGGTGGCCGTCGCTCCGGAACATAAACACCAGTTTTACCGGCATGGTGCGGCCCTCGTTGGGGGCACCGTCGGCGCCGTTGGCTGCGTCAACTGGACCAGGGCTCAAGCAAATATCTGA
- a CDS encoding DUF488 domain-containing protein: MTPELVFTIGHSNRAIEDFIGLLWQNGVACLLDIRTIPKSRHNPQFGQEQLIVSLAEAGIEYRYLSGLGGLRRPCGDSPNAGWRNLSFRGYADYMQTDEFAANVDAVIELASAKPCALMCAEAVPWRCHRSLVADALLVRGVRVDDIIDARGRRPHKLTPFASVEGLRITYPPESPL, translated from the coding sequence ATGACACCAGAACTCGTCTTCACCATCGGCCATTCAAACCGCGCCATCGAAGATTTTATCGGACTGCTGTGGCAGAACGGGGTTGCCTGCCTGCTCGACATCCGGACGATACCCAAATCCCGCCACAATCCGCAATTCGGCCAAGAGCAGCTGATAGTCTCGCTTGCCGAAGCCGGCATCGAATATCGCTACCTAAGCGGCCTTGGGGGCCTGCGCCGCCCTTGCGGCGACTCGCCCAATGCGGGCTGGCGCAACCTCTCGTTTCGCGGTTACGCCGACTATATGCAGACCGATGAGTTTGCGGCCAACGTCGATGCTGTCATTGAACTGGCGAGCGCCAAGCCGTGCGCGCTGATGTGCGCGGAGGCGGTGCCGTGGCGCTGCCATCGCTCCCTGGTGGCGGATGCCTTGCTGGTGCGCGGCGTGCGCGTCGACGACATCATCGATGCGCGCGGCCGGCGTCCGCACAAGCTAACGCCGTTCGCCAGTGTCGAGGGGTTGCGCATCACCTATCCGCCCGAGTCGCCCTTATAG
- a CDS encoding DUF4982 domain-containing protein yields MRYLRYLLMLAAVALSLNAPAHADERAVRERISFNADWRFIKGEPPGAVGDAAFDDSRWRKLDLPHDFGIEGPFKQEYEGETGKLPWWGVAWYRKHFAAPASDAGRRVFIDIDGAMSHATVYLNGQKVGGWPYGYSSFRLELTPYLKPGAQNVLAVRIDNPPESSRWYPGGGIYRNVWLVKTTPLHVAHNGIFVLTPTVSADAATVEIRATLDNQGADAEAKVSTAVYALDAAGRRTGAALAQTAASAAAKITAGKQAILTQSLQLARPQLWSLRAPKRYVAVTTVTAKDQVVDVVETPFGVRTIAFDAARGFLLNGERVMLQGVSQHHDLGALGAALNVRALERQFEILQEMGVNAIRTTHNPPAPELLELADRMGMLIIVEAFDAWRIPKTKNDYATLYDAWHEKDLRAMVQRDRNHPSVIAWSIGNEIMEQGQPEGWKVAVHLADIVRSEDRSRPTTAGFNKINSGYDGFQTAIDVFGYNYKPAEYGRLHQSAPYLPLYGSETSSTVSSRGEYFFPVSDDKTKGAFNFQVSSYDLTAPPWAWSPDVEFAGIDNNPFVAGEFVWTGFDYLGEPTPYNDDATNVFNFTDPAQQQQAAKELAELRKIKMPSRSSYFGIVDLAGFKKDRFYLYQARWRPELPMAHLLPHWNWPERVGQVTPVHLYTSGDEAELFLNGESLGRKKRGPRDYRLRWDDVVYKPGTLRAVVYKQGKQWAEDTVRTTGAAAKLQLSADRSALNADGKDLSFVTLTIADKGGLAVPRSHNKVKFTVSGPAELVATDNGDATSHVSFQSPERPAFNGLALAIVRTRAGQGGKIVVTATSEGLGSAKAELSSKP; encoded by the coding sequence ATGAGATATTTACGCTACCTGTTGATGCTCGCCGCCGTCGCCCTCAGCCTGAACGCTCCCGCCCACGCGGACGAGCGCGCCGTGCGCGAGCGGATCTCCTTCAATGCCGACTGGCGCTTTATCAAGGGCGAGCCGCCGGGCGCCGTCGGCGACGCGGCGTTCGACGACAGCCGCTGGCGCAAACTCGATCTGCCGCACGACTTCGGCATCGAAGGCCCGTTCAAGCAGGAGTACGAGGGCGAAACCGGCAAGCTGCCATGGTGGGGCGTGGCGTGGTACCGCAAGCACTTCGCGGCGCCGGCCAGCGACGCCGGACGCCGGGTGTTCATCGATATCGACGGCGCCATGTCGCACGCCACCGTGTATCTCAACGGGCAGAAGGTCGGCGGCTGGCCCTACGGCTACTCGTCGTTCCGGCTGGAGCTGACCCCGTATCTGAAGCCGGGCGCGCAAAACGTGCTGGCGGTGCGCATCGACAATCCGCCGGAGTCGTCGCGCTGGTATCCGGGCGGCGGGATTTACCGCAACGTCTGGCTGGTCAAGACGACGCCGCTGCACGTGGCCCACAACGGCATCTTCGTGCTGACGCCGACGGTGAGCGCCGATGCCGCCACCGTCGAGATCCGCGCGACCCTGGACAACCAGGGCGCCGACGCCGAGGCCAAGGTCAGCACCGCCGTCTACGCGCTGGACGCGGCCGGCCGCCGCACCGGCGCGGCGCTGGCGCAGACCGCCGCGTCGGCCGCCGCCAAGATCACGGCCGGCAAGCAGGCGATCCTGACGCAGTCGCTGCAGCTGGCCCGTCCGCAATTGTGGAGCTTGCGCGCGCCCAAGCGCTATGTCGCCGTCACAACGGTGACCGCCAAGGACCAGGTGGTCGACGTGGTCGAGACGCCGTTCGGCGTGCGCACCATCGCCTTCGACGCGGCGCGCGGCTTCCTGCTCAATGGCGAGCGCGTGATGCTGCAAGGCGTCAGCCAGCACCACGACCTGGGCGCGCTGGGCGCGGCGCTGAACGTGCGCGCGCTCGAGCGCCAGTTCGAAATTCTGCAGGAAATGGGCGTCAACGCCATCCGCACCACGCACAATCCGCCGGCGCCCGAGCTGCTGGAGCTGGCCGACCGCATGGGCATGCTGATCATCGTCGAGGCCTTCGACGCTTGGCGCATTCCCAAGACCAAGAACGACTACGCCACCCTGTACGACGCCTGGCACGAAAAGGACCTGCGCGCAATGGTCCAGCGCGACCGCAACCATCCGAGCGTGATCGCCTGGAGCATCGGCAACGAGATCATGGAGCAGGGCCAGCCGGAAGGCTGGAAGGTCGCCGTCCACCTGGCCGACATCGTGCGCAGCGAGGACCGCTCGCGTCCCACCACGGCCGGCTTCAACAAGATCAACTCCGGCTATGACGGCTTCCAGACCGCCATCGACGTGTTCGGCTACAACTACAAGCCGGCCGAGTATGGCCGGCTGCATCAGAGCGCGCCTTACCTGCCGCTGTACGGCAGCGAGACCTCGTCCACCGTCAGTTCGCGCGGCGAGTACTTCTTCCCCGTCAGCGACGACAAAACCAAGGGCGCGTTCAACTTCCAGGTCAGCAGCTACGACTTGACGGCGCCGCCTTGGGCATGGTCGCCGGACGTCGAATTTGCCGGCATCGACAATAACCCCTTCGTCGCCGGCGAATTCGTGTGGACCGGTTTCGACTACCTGGGCGAGCCGACGCCGTACAACGACGACGCCACCAATGTCTTCAACTTCACCGATCCGGCGCAGCAGCAGCAGGCCGCCAAGGAGTTGGCCGAGCTTCGCAAGATCAAGATGCCGTCGCGTAGCTCGTATTTCGGGATTGTCGACCTGGCCGGTTTCAAGAAGGACCGTTTCTATCTGTACCAGGCGCGCTGGCGGCCCGAGCTGCCGATGGCGCATCTGCTGCCGCACTGGAACTGGCCGGAGCGCGTGGGGCAGGTGACGCCGGTGCATCTGTACACGTCGGGCGACGAGGCGGAGTTGTTCCTCAACGGCGAGTCGCTGGGACGCAAAAAGCGCGGCCCACGCGACTACCGTCTGCGTTGGGATGATGTGGTGTACAAGCCGGGCACCTTGCGCGCAGTGGTGTACAAACAGGGCAAGCAGTGGGCGGAGGATACGGTGCGCACCACCGGCGCGGCGGCCAAGCTTCAGTTGTCCGCCGACCGCAGCGCTTTGAATGCCGACGGCAAGGATTTGTCGTTCGTGACCTTGACGATCGCCGACAAGGGCGGACTGGCGGTGCCGCGCTCGCACAACAAGGTCAAGTTCACCGTCAGCGGCCCGGCCGAGCTGGTGGCCACCGACAACGGCGACGCGACCAGCCATGTGTCGTTCCAGTCGCCGGAGCGGCCCGCGTTCAACGGCCTGGCGCTGGCGATCGTGCGCACGCGGGCGGGGCAGGGCGGCAAGATCGTCGTCACCGCCACCAGCGAGGGGCTCGGCAGCGCGAAGGCGGAGTTGAGCAGCAAACCTTAG